The Methylomicrobium lacus LW14 genome window below encodes:
- the ctaD gene encoding cytochrome c oxidase subunit I, with product MSDVAPKPSDQRLERMPDIGCAPAGSPAERHLAELWESAPGWRGWLSTVDHKEIGLRYLGTAFIFLLMGGIEALIMRLQLARPDQTLLTPDQYNQLFTMHGVTMIFLYSLPVLSGFSNYLWPLMLGSRDMAFPRLNALSYWIFLFSGIFLYSSFPLGQGPNAGWFNYVPFAGLEYNPGPNIDVYALGMVLLGISTTVGSINFVVTLFRMRAPGMSIDRVPILVWGTLTASVANIFAVPSVSLAFFLLWLDRHAGTHFFDVINGGKPMLWQHLFWMFGHPWVYAVVLPAMGIVSDALPTFCRRPLVGYSAVALSTMATMLLGFGVWIHHLFAAGLPTLAMSFFGATSMVISIPSAVAVFAWIATIWLGRPVFNTPFLFFAGFVLLFVIGGLSGVMTAAVPLDFQLNETYFVVAHLHYVLIGINVFPVVGGIYYWFPKFFGRMMNETLGKWSFWVMFIGFNLGFFPMHLAGLLGMPRRIYTYAPNMGWNTVNLVTSIGSFIFAAGILIFLVNVAVSLRRGAVASANPWDAPTLEWATSSPPPAYNFAVIPLVASRHPLWEDRLAEGESRTRLKEGYLLMEGRETIGTTPLDAKPDIILKMPDDSYAPFFLGLFSALVFTGLLLDWRQFTILMLLASGLSLVVWLWPRKSLLQRVTSGKRAEGGFHG from the coding sequence ATGTCCGATGTTGCGCCAAAGCCGTCCGATCAGAGACTCGAACGCATGCCCGACATCGGTTGCGCGCCGGCCGGCTCGCCCGCCGAAAGGCACCTCGCCGAACTTTGGGAGTCGGCGCCCGGCTGGCGCGGCTGGTTGTCGACGGTCGATCACAAAGAAATCGGGCTGCGCTATCTCGGCACGGCGTTTATTTTTTTGTTGATGGGCGGCATTGAGGCGCTGATCATGCGGCTGCAGCTCGCGCGTCCGGATCAGACCCTGCTGACCCCGGATCAATACAATCAACTGTTCACGATGCATGGCGTGACGATGATTTTTCTGTACTCGCTGCCGGTCTTGTCGGGGTTTTCCAATTACCTATGGCCCTTGATGCTGGGCTCGCGCGATATGGCTTTTCCGCGCCTGAATGCACTCTCTTATTGGATATTCCTGTTTTCCGGCATTTTTCTTTATTCAAGCTTTCCCTTGGGACAGGGGCCGAATGCAGGCTGGTTCAACTACGTACCGTTCGCGGGATTGGAGTACAACCCCGGACCCAATATCGACGTGTATGCGCTCGGCATGGTCCTGTTGGGCATTTCGACGACCGTCGGCTCGATCAATTTTGTCGTTACGTTGTTCCGGATGCGCGCGCCAGGCATGTCGATCGATAGGGTGCCGATACTCGTGTGGGGAACGCTGACCGCGTCGGTCGCCAATATCTTTGCGGTGCCCTCGGTCAGTCTTGCCTTTTTTCTGTTGTGGCTGGACCGCCATGCAGGCACGCATTTTTTCGACGTGATCAACGGCGGCAAACCGATGCTCTGGCAGCATCTGTTCTGGATGTTCGGCCATCCGTGGGTGTATGCGGTCGTGCTTCCGGCCATGGGCATCGTTTCGGACGCGCTGCCGACCTTTTGCCGGCGCCCGCTGGTCGGCTACTCCGCGGTGGCGCTGTCGACGATGGCGACCATGCTGCTCGGTTTCGGCGTCTGGATTCATCATTTGTTCGCTGCCGGTTTGCCGACGCTGGCGATGTCGTTTTTTGGCGCGACCAGTATGGTGATTTCGATTCCGAGCGCGGTCGCCGTCTTTGCCTGGATCGCAACGATCTGGCTCGGGCGTCCGGTTTTCAACACGCCGTTCCTGTTTTTTGCCGGTTTTGTGCTGCTCTTCGTGATCGGCGGTCTTTCCGGCGTGATGACCGCGGCGGTGCCGCTCGATTTTCAACTGAACGAAACTTATTTCGTCGTCGCGCATTTGCACTACGTGTTGATCGGCATCAATGTCTTTCCGGTCGTGGGCGGCATCTATTACTGGTTTCCCAAATTCTTTGGCCGCATGATGAATGAAACCCTGGGCAAGTGGAGCTTCTGGGTCATGTTCATCGGTTTTAATCTGGGCTTTTTCCCGATGCATCTGGCAGGACTCCTCGGCATGCCGCGGCGGATCTATACCTATGCACCGAATATGGGCTGGAACACGGTCAACCTCGTGACCTCGATCGGGTCGTTCATTTTTGCGGCCGGCATTTTGATCTTTCTGGTAAACGTTGCAGTGAGTCTGCGGCGCGGCGCTGTCGCATCGGCAAATCCCTGGGACGCTCCGACCCTGGAATGGGCGACCTCTTCGCCGCCGCCGGCCTATAATTTTGCGGTCATTCCGTTGGTCGCGAGTCGGCATCCGCTATGGGAGGACAGACTGGCTGAAGGTGAAAGCCGAACCCGTCTGAAGGAAGGCTATTTACTGATGGAAGGCCGGGAAACGATCGGCACGACACCGCTCGACGCCAAACCGGACATCATTCTCAAAATGCCTGACGATTCCTATGCGCCGTTTTTTCTGGGCCTGTTTAGCGCCTTGGTATTTACCGGTTTGCTGCTGGATTGGCGGCAGTTCACGATACTGATGCTCCTGGCGTCCGGCCTGTCGCTGGTGGTCTGGCTGTGGCCTAGAAAAAGCCTGCTGCAGCGCGTAACGAGCGGCAAGCGCGCCGAGGGAGGATTTCATGGCTGA